One genomic region from Chloroherpetonaceae bacterium encodes:
- a CDS encoding YggS family pyridoxal phosphate-dependent enzyme encodes MIKDNLSSIKNRIRDAEFRFGRHQEEVQLIAVSKTKSAAEISEAFTSGQFHFGENYVQELQKKSQDPNIASLNLCWHFIGHLQSNKVKALFETPIYSKLHTIHTVDRESLAKEINKYALRNHKPMKILIEVNSSRETTKSGVLPEDLLGLLKSLKQYDGLEIEGLMTIASPEIESARSNFKMMHDLLLRGKALFNEPHKFARLSMGMSNDFEDAIQFGSTEVRLGTAIFGERV; translated from the coding sequence ATGATTAAAGACAATTTGAGTTCCATAAAAAATCGAATTCGTGACGCAGAGTTTCGCTTCGGAAGGCATCAAGAAGAGGTGCAACTTATTGCGGTTTCTAAAACCAAATCCGCCGCTGAAATCAGCGAGGCGTTTACATCAGGTCAATTTCATTTTGGTGAAAACTATGTTCAAGAACTTCAAAAAAAATCTCAAGACCCAAACATAGCGTCATTAAACCTTTGTTGGCATTTTATCGGACACTTGCAGTCCAACAAAGTGAAAGCGCTTTTTGAAACACCGATTTATTCAAAGCTTCATACGATTCATACGGTTGACCGCGAGTCACTTGCAAAAGAAATCAATAAGTACGCGCTGAGAAACCACAAACCGATGAAAATATTGATTGAAGTAAACAGTTCACGAGAAACGACGAAGAGTGGCGTTTTACCCGAAGATCTTCTCGGTTTACTGAAAAGCCTTAAGCAATATGACGGTTTAGAAATTGAAGGACTTATGACAATCGCTTCGCCGGAAATTGAATCGGCACGCAGTAACTTTAAAATGATGCACGACCTTCTTCTACGAGGTAAAGCGCTTTTCAATGAACCTCACAAATTTGCTCGTCTTTCGATGGGAATGAGCAATGATTTTGAAGATGCAATTCAATTTGGTTCAACTGAGGTTAGGTTAGGAACAGCGATATTTGGCGAGAGAGTTTAG
- a CDS encoding ATP-binding protein, with protein sequence MRREITLLKDSLSELTREAVLLLGGSINYTLENFSEKELRDFYKHIFTELIADLEEETNQYLKKCLIKNRDFLEDLRIDERIKLLLVAKKTLLQKLSSAPFFAGASATRITTMLEESLVEIAYDYEIEIMKSETADMLVADEIADELYKTRKKLEQQKRFITSLLENSPDAIALLDSKRRVRLWNASAAELIGYKPVMLLGKSLEKLTVHDGDFRAMMREADKKGKLFGVELTLRRADESIIPASLSVSIIDAESEKEPAYVLVIRDASEIRQMRDRVIDAERLSAMAKIAGAVAHEVRNPLNSLTLNLDLLEDSLPEQLNDKAKKQLYIFREEIEKLSAIVSNYLSLSKLSKIEFKPTLIFPFLNQTIQKFNEDREIGTGLIKLISTEPPKNLYANLDLHQFTRALTNLFQNALEATHYETGVYDELHPIVLFREEDEGLRIEISDTGDGIPSEFQEKLFTPFYSTKTGGTGLGLYIVREIIQAHRGEIEIKNKSNGKGAIASIIIPKMDLLS encoded by the coding sequence ATGCGCCGTGAAATAACACTCCTAAAAGATTCACTCTCAGAACTGACGCGCGAAGCGGTGCTGCTTTTGGGAGGAAGCATTAATTATACACTTGAAAACTTCAGTGAAAAAGAACTCCGCGATTTTTACAAGCATATATTCACAGAATTAATTGCTGATTTAGAAGAAGAAACGAATCAATATCTAAAAAAGTGCCTCATCAAGAATCGTGATTTCTTGGAGGACTTACGAATCGATGAGCGAATTAAGTTGCTGCTTGTAGCGAAAAAAACACTTCTTCAAAAACTTTCCAGTGCACCTTTTTTTGCAGGGGCATCCGCTACACGCATTACCACGATGCTTGAGGAGAGCCTTGTAGAAATTGCGTATGATTATGAGATTGAAATCATGAAATCTGAAACTGCAGATATGCTTGTGGCAGATGAAATTGCCGACGAGTTGTATAAAACTAGAAAAAAGCTCGAGCAACAGAAGCGATTCATCACCTCTTTACTTGAAAACTCCCCTGATGCCATTGCTCTGTTGGACTCAAAACGAAGGGTGCGATTGTGGAATGCTTCTGCCGCTGAGCTCATTGGCTACAAACCCGTGATGCTTCTTGGGAAATCACTTGAAAAGCTAACGGTTCATGACGGTGATTTTCGCGCGATGATGCGTGAAGCCGATAAAAAGGGAAAGCTTTTTGGCGTAGAACTCACCTTACGAAGAGCGGACGAATCGATAATTCCGGCGTCTCTATCAGTTTCAATTATTGACGCTGAAAGTGAGAAAGAACCCGCGTATGTGCTTGTGATTCGAGATGCCTCGGAGATTCGCCAAATGCGTGATCGAGTTATCGATGCCGAGCGGCTTTCAGCAATGGCCAAAATCGCTGGCGCGGTCGCACACGAAGTTCGAAACCCACTCAATTCTTTAACCCTTAATCTTGACTTACTTGAAGACAGTCTCCCTGAGCAACTGAATGATAAAGCAAAAAAGCAGCTATATATTTTTCGTGAAGAAATTGAGAAATTGAGTGCAATCGTCTCCAATTATCTCTCACTTTCAAAGCTCTCGAAGATTGAATTTAAGCCCACTTTGATTTTTCCATTCTTAAACCAAACGATACAGAAGTTTAATGAAGACCGCGAAATCGGGACTGGCCTTATCAAACTCATTTCAACTGAACCTCCCAAAAATCTTTACGCGAATCTTGACTTACACCAATTCACAAGAGCTTTAACCAATTTATTTCAAAATGCGCTTGAGGCGACTCATTATGAAACCGGAGTTTATGATGAGTTACATCCAATCGTACTATTTCGTGAAGAGGATGAAGGGCTTCGCATAGAAATTTCCGATACCGGTGATGGGATTCCAAGTGAATTTCAAGAAAAACTATTTACTCCCTTTTATTCAACCAAAACAGGTGGGACGGGACTAGGGTTATACATTGTTCGTGAAATCATTCAAGCTCATAGAGGTGAAATCGAAATCAAAAATAAAAGCAACGGTAAGGGAGCTATTGCATCAATTATAATTCCAAAAATGGATTTACTCTCTTAA
- a CDS encoding imelysin family protein, translating into MLRNFADNYILPAYQDLDRLTQNLDTTTSSFLNSPTSESLVSAQTAWINAYDAWQYAQHFEFGPAETSSGTLLQNIGTYPINTTQTEAYISSGDSSLNNFNRDTRGFLAIEYLLFGKPGNTELVNSFTGSAGANRRAYLRSIVRDLRNRISSTRTQWENTYRNEFIINTGTDVASSTTKLFNSFVASYENLKNFKFGVPLGKRAGQVSTEPSRVEAYYSGRSTDFAKSHFTSVVQLWEGTTLSGDAGIGFEEYLSTVTGGEALISSTKAQLEITRTAINALGTSPLQTQISSNFNSVNTVHTELQRMTRYFKSDMASLLGLTITFSSNDGD; encoded by the coding sequence ATGCTCCGAAACTTCGCCGATAATTATATCCTTCCCGCTTATCAAGATCTTGATCGATTGACTCAAAATTTAGATACAACCACTTCTTCATTTCTGAATTCACCTACGAGTGAATCGCTTGTATCCGCCCAAACCGCTTGGATCAATGCGTATGATGCTTGGCAATATGCGCAGCATTTTGAGTTTGGGCCAGCTGAAACCTCATCAGGGACGCTTTTGCAAAACATTGGGACTTATCCGATAAACACAACTCAAACCGAAGCATATATTTCTTCAGGAGATTCCTCTCTCAATAATTTTAATCGTGATACACGGGGTTTTTTGGCAATCGAGTACTTGCTGTTTGGGAAACCCGGCAACACCGAATTGGTTAATTCCTTTACCGGATCTGCAGGTGCAAATCGAAGAGCATATCTTAGAAGTATTGTGCGTGATTTACGTAACCGAATCAGCTCAACCCGAACCCAATGGGAAAACACTTACAGAAATGAATTTATTATCAATACCGGAACGGATGTTGCGAGTTCGACGACGAAACTTTTCAACAGTTTTGTCGCGAGTTATGAAAATCTTAAAAACTTCAAATTTGGTGTGCCGCTTGGAAAACGTGCCGGTCAAGTTTCAACCGAACCTTCAAGGGTAGAAGCTTATTACAGCGGTCGCTCTACTGATTTTGCGAAATCACATTTCACTTCGGTGGTTCAACTTTGGGAAGGAACAACGCTTTCCGGAGATGCGGGAATCGGCTTTGAAGAGTACCTTTCAACAGTTACAGGAGGTGAAGCACTTATTTCAAGCACAAAAGCACAACTCGAAATCACTCGAACGGCGATAAATGCGCTTGGCACGTCGCCTCTTCAAACTCAAATTTCTTCCAATTTTAATTCAGTAAACACCGTTCATACGGAACTCCAAAGAATGACCCGCTATTTCAAATCGGATATGGCGTCACTCCTTGGACTAACAATTACATTCAGCAGTAACGATGGGGATTAA
- a CDS encoding GTP-binding protein yields the protein MTQQEEKRIPIIIVTGFLGSGKTTLLKELLQSNGGTKKIAVIMNEIGEVSIDAKILSGFSVEMFELNDGCICCSVNENFIEVLDEIAHKLSPDLIVIETTGVANPISLLYSILNPRFWVDSVITVVDTKNFLRLSKEVDVAEEQIEAANILLLTKNNEASEELVENTRVLIHQLNPKAHIYLKEEVPISILFGTESPISIETELPKTQIGFKENVHIHDSKEEHFENSHNHSHHHFELEGIENFTLHLPISFDLEKLQLFVESLPSNVWRVKGIISLWLEGKDSTVILNSAFGRYAIEDAPREGKSIPNQLVFIGKHIHSQKELLTASLLNCRSTKDYSTSSLLARD from the coding sequence ATGACTCAGCAGGAAGAAAAACGAATTCCAATCATCATTGTCACAGGTTTTTTGGGAAGCGGAAAAACAACGCTCTTAAAGGAGCTTTTGCAATCCAACGGCGGAACAAAGAAAATCGCCGTTATTATGAATGAAATCGGTGAAGTTTCGATTGATGCTAAAATTCTTTCCGGCTTTTCTGTGGAGATGTTTGAGCTGAATGACGGGTGCATTTGCTGCTCAGTGAATGAAAATTTTATCGAAGTTTTGGATGAAATTGCTCACAAACTTTCACCCGATTTGATTGTCATTGAAACCACCGGCGTCGCAAATCCTATATCACTCCTTTATTCCATTCTCAACCCGCGCTTTTGGGTGGATTCCGTGATAACGGTAGTGGATACCAAAAATTTCTTACGCTTATCAAAGGAAGTGGATGTTGCTGAAGAGCAAATTGAAGCCGCAAATATTCTGCTACTTACCAAAAATAACGAAGCATCCGAAGAATTGGTGGAAAATACACGAGTGTTGATTCATCAACTAAATCCAAAAGCACACATTTATTTGAAGGAAGAAGTTCCAATTTCAATTTTATTCGGCACAGAGAGCCCTATCTCCATAGAAACAGAATTACCCAAAACGCAAATCGGGTTTAAAGAGAACGTTCATATTCATGATTCTAAAGAAGAGCACTTTGAAAATTCCCACAATCATTCTCATCATCACTTTGAGCTTGAAGGAATTGAGAATTTCACACTTCATCTCCCAATAAGTTTTGATTTAGAAAAACTGCAATTGTTTGTCGAATCTTTACCAAGCAATGTTTGGCGAGTGAAAGGAATCATTTCGCTTTGGTTGGAAGGAAAGGATTCAACAGTCATTTTAAACTCAGCTTTTGGCCGATATGCAATTGAAGACGCCCCTCGGGAAGGTAAATCGATTCCAAATCAATTGGTTTTTATCGGTAAGCATATCCATTCTCAAAAGGAATTGCTGACAGCATCACTTTTAAATTGCCGAAGCACCAAAGATTATTCAACCTCATCTCTTTTGGCGCGTGATTGA
- a CDS encoding HTTM domain-containing protein — MKKVNQKFLRSQGLTERTQSKMLGVRSVFSLIHSFHSQVQQRNQSKELTAQRNLLAWLTVPVSSAPFAVFRVLFGFALVFSSIRFIILGWIDDQYISPVFHFSYYGFSWVKPLPPIMLYGLYGLMTLAALLILIGFYYRIATVCFFILFNYFELLDKAYYLNHYYFVSLTVFLLIVIPTHSRLSIDCYLKPERYRVRLPRWNLILLQLQIGCVYFFAGIAKMNADWLFDALPLRIWLPAHNDLPLVGSIFSYVETAFVFSWAGMLFDTLIVFFLLWKRTQFFAYATVVLFHSITGLLFPIGLFPLVMIFSTPLFFHHQFHDRLVFWIESKNFFIYTSKSINHPLQQGFSVIHQFFFFSYITLQILIPLRSFLYSGNLYWTENGYRFSWRVMLMEKSGEATFYVKDSTTGREGMVINREFLNATQEKQMSFQPDMILEFAHFLHNHYSQKGMKNPEVRAEVYVTLNGRPSQLFIDSTRNLALETENFFEKKWVLPYPY, encoded by the coding sequence ATGAAGAAAGTCAATCAAAAATTCCTTCGTTCTCAAGGTCTGACTGAACGCACGCAAAGCAAAATGCTCGGTGTGCGTTCAGTGTTTTCATTGATTCACTCATTTCATAGCCAAGTCCAACAACGAAATCAAAGCAAAGAATTGACTGCCCAAAGGAACTTGCTCGCTTGGTTAACCGTGCCTGTTTCATCAGCGCCTTTTGCTGTCTTCAGAGTACTCTTTGGGTTTGCCTTAGTCTTTAGTTCAATTCGGTTTATAATCTTAGGCTGGATTGACGATCAATACATTTCGCCGGTTTTTCATTTCAGCTATTATGGCTTTTCTTGGGTCAAGCCCCTACCACCAATTATGCTTTATGGTTTGTATGGATTGATGACGCTTGCTGCATTATTAATTCTCATTGGGTTTTATTACAGAATTGCCACAGTTTGCTTTTTTATTCTCTTCAACTATTTCGAGCTTCTTGACAAAGCGTACTATCTGAATCACTATTATTTTGTAAGCCTAACGGTATTTCTTTTGATTGTGATACCCACCCATTCACGGCTATCCATCGATTGTTATCTCAAACCGGAACGCTATAGAGTTCGGCTTCCTCGTTGGAACTTAATTTTATTACAACTTCAAATCGGATGTGTTTACTTTTTTGCTGGGATTGCAAAAATGAATGCGGATTGGCTATTTGACGCGCTTCCACTACGCATTTGGTTACCGGCACATAACGATCTTCCGCTTGTTGGTTCGATCTTTTCTTATGTGGAAACTGCTTTTGTTTTTTCTTGGGCAGGGATGCTCTTTGATACATTGATTGTATTTTTTCTTCTCTGGAAACGCACCCAATTTTTCGCCTATGCGACCGTTGTTCTTTTTCATTCCATTACAGGCCTTCTATTTCCGATTGGTTTATTTCCTTTGGTGATGATTTTTTCTACCCCGCTCTTTTTTCATCACCAATTTCACGACCGTCTTGTGTTTTGGATTGAATCAAAAAATTTTTTTATTTATACCTCAAAAAGTATCAATCATCCCTTACAACAAGGGTTTTCAGTCATTCATCAATTTTTCTTTTTCAGTTACATCACGCTTCAAATTCTCATCCCTCTCCGCAGCTTTTTGTATTCAGGAAATCTTTATTGGACAGAAAATGGTTATCGGTTTTCTTGGCGCGTGATGCTTATGGAAAAATCGGGTGAAGCCACTTTTTATGTGAAGGATTCAACCACCGGTCGAGAAGGAATGGTGATAAATCGTGAATTCTTGAATGCTACTCAAGAAAAGCAAATGTCTTTTCAACCGGATATGATTTTAGAATTTGCACATTTTCTTCATAATCATTATAGCCAAAAAGGAATGAAAAATCCTGAGGTTCGGGCGGAAGTTTATGTCACCTTAAACGGTCGGCCAAGTCAGCTCTTTATTGATTCTACACGAAATCTTGCCCTTGAAACTGAGAATTTTTTTGAAAAAAAGTGGGTACTCCCTTATCCATACTAA
- a CDS encoding TonB-dependent receptor — protein sequence MLLRFKTLSVLRSIRILLSLVFLIPFSYLRGTTQQANPGDFTTNDKVESISGIVIDRDTNEPITGAILRLILNKETSITDLSGRFTFSKPIDLPDSLRISAIGYEVRTIALLDFSSLLETKKVFLNPKAVSVKELLVRGNRGVKFSTNRLGSVEGTSIYEAKKSEVISIENLTANLATNNARQIYSRISGLNVWENDGAGIQLAIGARGLSPNRSSNFNVRQNGYDISADALGYPESYYTPPAEALDKIEVIRGAASLQYGTQFGGMLNFIFKRGPEEKAFEFTSRMSGGSFGFFNTFNSIGGSLGTLNYYGFYQFKRGDGWRPNSGFDVHTAFSSFIFTPLPELKVQVDLTYMTYLAQQPGGLTDSQFERDARQSFRPRNWFSIDWKVASLLMNYRFSGSTELDSRTFGLLSSRSSLGNLDNINRLDLVPRIDRSFNRTLIEGQYENIGNETRLIHKFPLFDQISVSLFGIRLYSGTTLQRQGDADSTGAPNFTFLNPDNLENSDYRFPNKNVSLFTEQLFRFSPSISITLGARYEYINTGAQGYFRERAFDFAGNIIADRRTNEVFSRERDFAFFGGGISYSLSSDLEVYGNLSQNFRSITFSDLRIDNPNFRVDPNITDERGFNAELGFRGNLDDVLIFDVSIYLLRYQDRINNLLLTDTVLFNDYRFRTNVGDTRTIGLESLLEADLFRLFGIGNKDENLLVFSNLSIQQGQYVSAVLSTIVGNEVELIPPLTLRSGITYRNSGFRASLQYSFVDEHFTDATNTRRGTGNAVSGLIPSYQVLDFSFGYSFGDFTFEGSVNNLTDAFYYTRRAESYPGPGIIPADGRAFFLTFSASL from the coding sequence ATGCTATTACGCTTTAAAACTTTAAGTGTGTTACGCTCGATACGAATTTTATTGAGTCTCGTATTTTTAATTCCATTTTCGTATTTGAGAGGAACTACTCAACAGGCGAATCCCGGTGATTTTACAACAAATGATAAAGTTGAATCGATCAGTGGGATAGTGATTGACCGAGATACAAATGAGCCAATTACCGGGGCGATACTCCGTTTGATTCTAAATAAAGAAACAAGCATTACAGATCTTTCCGGTCGATTCACCTTTTCAAAACCCATCGATCTCCCTGATTCACTTCGTATCAGTGCCATTGGATATGAGGTAAGAACGATAGCGCTTCTCGATTTTTCTTCACTTCTTGAAACAAAAAAAGTTTTTCTGAATCCAAAAGCTGTTTCAGTGAAAGAGTTGTTGGTGCGAGGAAATCGAGGGGTTAAGTTTTCAACCAATCGTTTGGGTTCAGTGGAAGGCACTTCTATTTATGAAGCAAAAAAATCTGAAGTAATTAGCATTGAAAATCTCACCGCCAATTTGGCAACCAATAACGCACGGCAAATTTACTCTCGAATATCGGGGTTGAATGTTTGGGAAAATGACGGCGCCGGAATTCAATTGGCGATTGGTGCTCGCGGTCTCTCACCCAACCGCTCTTCGAATTTTAATGTGAGGCAAAATGGATACGATATTTCCGCCGATGCCTTGGGTTATCCTGAAAGTTACTACACACCTCCTGCGGAAGCATTAGATAAAATCGAAGTGATTCGCGGCGCTGCTTCGCTTCAATACGGAACACAATTTGGCGGAATGTTGAACTTTATCTTTAAGCGAGGTCCTGAAGAAAAGGCATTTGAATTTACCTCAAGGATGAGCGGCGGGTCTTTTGGGTTTTTCAATACCTTTAACAGCATTGGTGGTTCGCTAGGTACACTCAATTATTATGGCTTCTATCAATTTAAGCGGGGAGATGGGTGGCGGCCGAATTCCGGCTTCGATGTTCACACCGCTTTTTCTTCATTCATTTTCACCCCGCTACCGGAATTGAAAGTTCAAGTTGACCTCACTTACATGACTTACCTTGCTCAGCAGCCGGGCGGGCTCACCGATTCGCAATTTGAGCGGGATGCCCGTCAATCATTTCGACCCCGAAATTGGTTCAGCATCGATTGGAAAGTGGCATCGCTGTTGATGAATTATCGGTTTTCTGGCAGTACGGAACTTGACAGCCGAACCTTTGGACTTCTTTCCTCAAGAAGTTCTTTGGGAAATTTAGATAATATTAACCGGCTTGATCTTGTTCCGCGTATCGATCGCTCTTTCAATCGCACACTGATTGAAGGACAATATGAAAATATCGGTAATGAAACCCGACTCATTCATAAATTTCCTCTCTTCGATCAAATCTCGGTTTCGCTTTTTGGCATTCGATTATACTCCGGAACTACTTTGCAAAGACAAGGCGATGCCGATTCTACCGGTGCACCAAACTTCACTTTCCTGAACCCCGATAACTTAGAAAATTCAGACTATCGTTTTCCAAATAAAAATGTCTCTCTTTTCACAGAGCAACTGTTTCGATTTTCACCTTCCATTTCAATTACCCTTGGTGCTCGTTATGAGTACATTAATACAGGGGCTCAAGGATATTTTCGCGAACGAGCGTTTGACTTTGCTGGCAATATCATCGCCGATAGAAGAACGAATGAAGTGTTTTCTCGCGAGCGCGACTTCGCTTTTTTTGGCGGTGGTATAAGCTATTCTTTGAGCAGCGATCTCGAAGTGTATGGAAATCTTTCTCAAAATTTTCGCTCGATTACTTTCAGCGATTTGCGCATTGATAACCCTAACTTTCGAGTTGACCCTAACATTACCGATGAACGCGGGTTTAATGCCGAGCTTGGGTTTCGGGGAAATCTTGATGATGTGCTCATTTTTGATGTCAGCATTTATCTCCTAAGGTATCAAGACCGAATCAATAATTTACTTCTTACCGATACGGTGCTTTTCAACGACTACCGTTTCCGAACCAATGTTGGCGATACAAGAACCATCGGGCTGGAATCGCTTCTCGAAGCCGACCTCTTTCGACTCTTTGGAATCGGAAATAAAGACGAAAACCTTCTTGTGTTTTCCAATCTTTCGATTCAACAAGGCCAGTATGTCAGCGCCGTACTTTCGACGATTGTTGGAAATGAAGTGGAATTGATTCCTCCGCTTACACTGCGAAGCGGAATTACTTATCGGAACAGTGGCTTTCGGGCGAGCTTGCAATACAGTTTTGTGGATGAACACTTTACCGACGCGACCAATACAAGACGAGGAACCGGAAACGCCGTCAGCGGCTTAATCCCGAGCTATCAAGTATTGGATTTTTCATTTGGATATTCATTTGGAGACTTCACTTTTGAGGGAAGCGTGAATAATCTTACCGATGCATTTTACTACACCCGCCGTGCTGAGAGCTATCCGGGACCCGGAATTATCCCTGCCGACGGGCGAGCATTCTTCCTTACTTTTTCAGCCTCATTATAG